From the genome of Streptomyces xanthophaeus:
TCCAGGCTCTGGCCAGGCCCCCGGCAGCACCTGTCGACCAGGGGAGCCATCGGCGACGGCGGATGGCTCATGGAATCGACGGACTGCCGGGGACTGTCATGTCCTCTGCCATGTCCTCTGCGGCCGTGCCCCCTGACCGGGCCTTACGACCGGGCCTTACGCCTGAACGGCGGCGGCCGGTCCGGACTGCTGCTGCCGCGGGAGCACCGGGATCCTGCCGGGCATTTCGGCCGTGCCGAGGACGCCGGCGATGCCCCGGGCGAGGCAGGGGATCCGGTGCGCCGGGATGCCCGCGATGTTGATGCGCCCCGAGGTCGTGCCGTAGACGGCGTACTGCCTGCGCAGCCGGAGCATCTGCTCCGCGGACAGCGGCAGCATCGAGAACATGCCCTTCTGCCGGGCGAGCGAGCGCGCCTGGTCCGCGCAGCCGAGCGCGCTCAGGTGGGCGACCAGATCGGCCCGGTTGTCCATGATGCGGCCGCGCATGACCTCCAGCTCCGCGCGCCAGGCGGCCCGCAGCCCGTCGTCCTCCAGGATCGTGGTCACCACGGCGGCGCCGTGCTCGGGCGGCATCGAGTACAGCGTCCGCGCGGCGTTCTGCAGGGCGGTCTCGGCGTGCCGGACGGCCCGGCCCGAGGCGCCGAGCACGATGGCGCAGCCGACGCGGTCGCTGTAGAGGCCGAAGTTCTTCGAGCAGCTGACCGCAATCAGCATTTCCGGCACCCGCGCCGCCAGCATCCGCGTGGGCAGCAGGTCGGCCTCCAGGCCGTCGCCGAGCCCGTGGTAGGCGAGGTCGACGAAGGGCACCCAGCCCCTGCGGGCGGCCGACTCGGCGAGCGCCTCCCAGTCGTCCAGCAGCGGGTCCACGCCCGTGGGGTTGTGGCAGCAGCCCTGGAGCAGGACCACGTCGTCCCGTTCCGCTTCCTGCAGTTCCCGCAGCACGCCGGCCGTGTCGAAGCCGCCCTCGGCGTCGCGCCAGCCGTAGGTACGCACGCGCAGCCCGGCGGCCTCCAGGATGGGCCGGTGGTTGACGTAGGCCGGATCGCTGATCCACACCGTGGCGCCCGGGCGGGTCCGGCAGATCAGGTCGGCCAGCAGCCGCAGCGCGCCGGAGCCCGCGACGGTCTGGACGGCCGCGGCCCGGTCGGTCGGTCCGGCCGGGCCCAGGACCAGCTCCAGCAGGGAGCGGTTGAAGGCCGCGTTGCCGGAGAGCCCGCGGTACTCCTTGGAGTCGGAGCGCTCCGCCAGCCGGATCTCGGCCTCGCGCACGGCGGTCATCACGGGTGTGGTGCCCGTCTGGTCCCGGTAGACGCCGAGGACGAGGTTGAGGCGTTCGGGCCGCTCGTCACTGCCGAACTCGTAGGTCAGGTCCCACAGCGGGTCGGTGGGCGGCGTGGGGAGGAGCTCAAGCATCTGCGGGAACCTTGGGTCGTGGGCGGCGGTTGGCGAGGACGACGCCGGCGGTGATCAGGGGTACGCCGACGAGTACGGCGAGGGTCGGTGTCTCGCCGAGCAGCGGGACGGCGAGCAGGACGACGGCGACGGGGCTGAGGCTGCCGACGACGGCGCTGCGCTCGGCGCCGAGGCGGCGGATGGCGAAGGCGTACAGCAGGCCCGCGCACAGGCCGACCCCCAGCCCCTGCACGACGAGGAACAGTGCGATGTCGCTGCCCGCCGCGTGCGCGATGCCGGTGGGGAGCACCCCGGTCAGCACCAGGACCCCGATGACGGCGAAGGAGGGCAGGCACAGCAGTCCGATCGACCCGATCGGGTCGAGGTCGACCTCGCGCAGCCCCACGGTGTAGAGGGCCCAGAGGCCGCTGGCCACCAGGAGCGTGCCGGCGCCGGCGAGGACGTCGGTGTCGACGGGGACGACGTAGCGCCAGACGAGGGCGGCCACGCCGGCCGCGATCAGGGCGAGGCCGGCGGCCTGTGTGCCCCGGGGGACACCGTGGCCCCGGCGGATCATGATCGCGGAGACGAACAGCGGGACCATGCCGGGGACGATGGAGCCGACGAAGGCGGCGGACGTCAGCGCGCCGCCGTGCATCGCGGCCAGGAAGAACGGCACCCCGGCACCGCAGACGATCTTCACCGCGGGGCCCGGCCGTACCGCGGCGATGGCGCGCCGGCGCCGCCACAGGGCGGGGAACAGGACGACGAGGGGGACGCCGAACCGCAGCAGGGCCGCGTCGGCGGGCAGCAGGGAGGAACCGCTCAGGGCCCGGGCGCTGAGCGCGAAGGCCGCCCAGATCGACACCGTGACCAGCAGGGCCAGCATGCCCTCGGCCTGTGGGGAGAGCCCGCGCCGGCCGGGGTGTCCGGCCCGCGGGCCCGCCGCATCGGGAGGCAGGGTCGCCCGGGTGGTGTTCGTCGCGACCAAGGAATTGCTCCAGCCTCTGAGACCCGGACCGATCCGGTCCGTGCCTGGGCAACGCTAGAGCTTGGGGCGGGGCAGCCGATTGCCAGTTCTGCCTCTCGGACATACGTTTGGGGCAGAATCTGCCAAGGAGTGACCATGGACGCAGTGGATCTGCAGATCATCAGGGAATTGCAGGCCGACGGACGCCTGTCCAACCAGGACCTCGCCGACCGCGTCCGGCTGTCCCCGTCGCCCTGCCTGCGCCGGGTGCGGCGGCTGGAGGAGGCGGGCCTGATCCGCGGCTACACGGCCATGGTCGACCAGGTCGCGTTCGGGCTCCCGGTCACCGTCTTCGTCCGGATCCGCCTGGAACGCCACACGGCGGAGGCGGTGCGGCTGTTCGAGGAGCACGTCGCGGTCATCGAGCACATCCAGGACTGCTACCTGATGGCGGGCAGCAGCGACTACCTGCTCCGGGTCGTCATCGAGGACCTGGAGGCCTACGAATCCCTGGTGCGCCACCGGATCCACGCCATCCCCGGGATCGCCTCGATCGAATCGAGCTTCGCGTTCGGCAGCGTCAAGCAGTCCCGGACCTACCCGCGGCCCGCCCCGGGCGCCTCCGGGCGCGCGCCGCGCTGACGACGGCCGGGGCGCGGGCGGGCGGCTGGCAGGCGCCTGGCGGGCGCCTGGCGGGCGGCTCAGGAGGCGGCCGCCACCGCCGTCTCGAAGGCCTCGTAGGCGGCCGCGTCGAAGAGCATGAACCGCACCTCCTGCACCTCGGTGCGGGCGTGGCGCACCGTCTCCACCGCGATCCGCGCCCCGTCGTCCATCGGCCAGCCGTAGATGCCGGTGGAGATGGCCGGGAACGCGACCGTACGGGCCCCCAGCTCGTCGGCGATCCGCAGTGACTCGCGGTAGCAGGAGGCCAGCAGCGCCGACCGGTCCTCCTCGCGCGACCAGACCGGGCCCACCGTGTGGATGACGTGCCCGGCGGCGAGCCGCCCGGCCGTGGTGGCGACGGCCCGGCCCGTCGCCAGCCCCTTGCCGTAGTGCGAGCGCCGCAGGTCCTCGCAGGCCGCGAGGATCTCCGGGCCGCCGCGCCGGTGGATGGCGCCGTCGACCCCGCCGCCACCGAGCAGCGAGGAGTTCGCCGCGTTGACGATCGCGTCGGCCTTCTCCGCGGTGATGTCGCCGCGGACCAGGGTGATACGGACCATCAGGAGCCCTTTCGCAGATGCCGCCAGACCGCCTTGGCGGCGTTGTGCCCGGACATGCCGTGCACGCCGGGGCCCGGCGGGGTGGCGGAGGAGCAGAGGAAGACGGCCGGGTGGGCCGTCGTGTACGGGGTGAAGGAGAGCTTGGGACGCAGCAGGAGCTGGAGGCCCGAGGCGGCACCGCAGGCGATGTCCCCGCCGACGTAGTTGGGGTTGCGGGCGGCGAGCTGGGGCGGGCCGGCCGTGGCACGGGCGAGCACCAGGTCGCGGAAGCCCGGGGCGAAGCGCTCCAGTTGGGATTCGACGGCCTCGGTGAGATCGCCGTCCCAGTTCGCGGGGACGTGTCCGTACGCCCAGAACACGTGCTTGCCCTCGGGTGCCCGGCTCGGGTCGACGAGGCTGGGCTGCGCGGTGATGAGGAAGGGCACGCGCGGGGCCCGGCCGCCGGAGGCGAGCTGCAGGGCGGCGTCGATGTCCCGGGCGCGCGGGCCGATCTGGACGGTGCCGGCGCGGCGCGGCGCCTCGGCCGTCCACGGGACCGGCCCGTCCAGGGCGTAGTCGAGCTTGAACACGGAGGAGCCGTAGCGGTATCCGTCGTACGCGCGCCCCAGGCGGGCGATGCGGGCCAGCGCGGTCGGCGAGGTGTCGAAGACGTAGGTGCGGGCGGGCGGGAGGTCGTCGAGCCGCTTGACCTCGAAGCCGGTGTGGATGGTCCCGCCGAGGTCGCGCAGGTACCCGGCGAGGGCGTCGGACACGGACTGCGAGCCGCCGCGCGGCATCGGCCAGCCGTTCGCGTGGGCGGCCAGCGCGAAGACCAGGCCCACCGCGCTGGTGGCGATCCCGTCGAGCGGTGCGATGACGTGGGCCACGAGGCCCGCGAACAGCGCCCGTGCCCGTTCGTCGCGGAAGCGGCTCAGGAGCCAGGTGGCGGGCGGCAGTCCGGCGAGCCCGAAGCGGGCGAGCGTGAGCGGATCCCGGGGCAGCGCGGTGCTCGGCAGGGACATGAAGTCCCGCGCAAGGGTGTCCCATTTCCCGAGGAACGGCCCGACCAGACGCCGGTAGGCGCCCGCGTCGCGCGGCCCGAAGGACGCCGCCGTCTCCGCGACCGAGCGGGACAGGACCGCGGCCGTGCCGTCGTCGAAGGGGTGCGCCATGGGCAGCGGGGCGTGCAGCCACTCCAGCCCGTACCGCTTCAGCGGCATCGTGGCGAAGACCGGCGAGCCGGCCCCCAGCGGGTGCACCGCCGAGCAGGGGTCGTGCCGGAAGCCGGGAAGGGTGAGCTCCTCGGTCCGGGCACCGCCGCCGACCGTGTCGGCGGCTTCGAAAACGGCCACCGAGAAGCCGCGCCGGGCCAGTTCGACGGCGGCGGTCAGCCCGTTCGGCCCCGCCCCCACCACAACCACATCGAGAATCGACGGCACTTGCGACTCCTTCGTCTCCGGCGGCGCCTGCGCCTCCAGGATATTCCGCCGCCCGGACCCGCCCGGACCCGGCGGGACCGCGCCGGACCGGTCAGGCGCCCCGGAGCAGCTCCCGAATGCGTACGGTGGTGGCCTCGTCACGCCCGACCGCGAACGGCAGCGCGTTGTCGCGGTCCACCCGGAAGGGGACCCCGTCGACCGTGCTCTGCGTGCCGCCGGCCTCG
Proteins encoded in this window:
- a CDS encoding DMT family transporter; translated protein: MVATNTTRATLPPDAAGPRAGHPGRRGLSPQAEGMLALLVTVSIWAAFALSARALSGSSLLPADAALLRFGVPLVVLFPALWRRRRAIAAVRPGPAVKIVCGAGVPFFLAAMHGGALTSAAFVGSIVPGMVPLFVSAIMIRRGHGVPRGTQAAGLALIAAGVAALVWRYVVPVDTDVLAGAGTLLVASGLWALYTVGLREVDLDPIGSIGLLCLPSFAVIGVLVLTGVLPTGIAHAAGSDIALFLVVQGLGVGLCAGLLYAFAIRRLGAERSAVVGSLSPVAVVLLAVPLLGETPTLAVLVGVPLITAGVVLANRRPRPKVPADA
- a CDS encoding phytoene desaturase family protein, whose protein sequence is MPSILDVVVVGAGPNGLTAAVELARRGFSVAVFEAADTVGGGARTEELTLPGFRHDPCSAVHPLGAGSPVFATMPLKRYGLEWLHAPLPMAHPFDDGTAAVLSRSVAETAASFGPRDAGAYRRLVGPFLGKWDTLARDFMSLPSTALPRDPLTLARFGLAGLPPATWLLSRFRDERARALFAGLVAHVIAPLDGIATSAVGLVFALAAHANGWPMPRGGSQSVSDALAGYLRDLGGTIHTGFEVKRLDDLPPARTYVFDTSPTALARIARLGRAYDGYRYGSSVFKLDYALDGPVPWTAEAPRRAGTVQIGPRARDIDAALQLASGGRAPRVPFLITAQPSLVDPSRAPEGKHVFWAYGHVPANWDGDLTEAVESQLERFAPGFRDLVLARATAGPPQLAARNPNYVGGDIACGAASGLQLLLRPKLSFTPYTTAHPAVFLCSSATPPGPGVHGMSGHNAAKAVWRHLRKGS
- a CDS encoding O-acetyl-ADP-ribose deacetylase is translated as MVRITLVRGDITAEKADAIVNAANSSLLGGGGVDGAIHRRGGPEILAACEDLRRSHYGKGLATGRAVATTAGRLAAGHVIHTVGPVWSREEDRSALLASCYRESLRIADELGARTVAFPAISTGIYGWPMDDGARIAVETVRHARTEVQEVRFMLFDAAAYEAFETAVAAAS
- a CDS encoding Lrp/AsnC family transcriptional regulator, producing MDAVDLQIIRELQADGRLSNQDLADRVRLSPSPCLRRVRRLEEAGLIRGYTAMVDQVAFGLPVTVFVRIRLERHTAEAVRLFEEHVAVIEHIQDCYLMAGSSDYLLRVVIEDLEAYESLVRHRIHAIPGIASIESSFAFGSVKQSRTYPRPAPGASGRAPR
- a CDS encoding aromatic amino acid transaminase, translating into MLELLPTPPTDPLWDLTYEFGSDERPERLNLVLGVYRDQTGTTPVMTAVREAEIRLAERSDSKEYRGLSGNAAFNRSLLELVLGPAGPTDRAAAVQTVAGSGALRLLADLICRTRPGATVWISDPAYVNHRPILEAAGLRVRTYGWRDAEGGFDTAGVLRELQEAERDDVVLLQGCCHNPTGVDPLLDDWEALAESAARRGWVPFVDLAYHGLGDGLEADLLPTRMLAARVPEMLIAVSCSKNFGLYSDRVGCAIVLGASGRAVRHAETALQNAARTLYSMPPEHGAAVVTTILEDDGLRAAWRAELEVMRGRIMDNRADLVAHLSALGCADQARSLARQKGMFSMLPLSAEQMLRLRRQYAVYGTTSGRINIAGIPAHRIPCLARGIAGVLGTAEMPGRIPVLPRQQQSGPAAAVQA